Proteins encoded in a region of the Candidatus Finniella inopinata genome:
- the tolR gene encoding protein TolR — translation MAGSSSHTPRRSGPKRRRTFRPNTDINITPLVDVMLVLVVIFMVTAPMMTVGVPVDLPKTQAAQMNDQVEPLVVSVDAQGHIFLQETEMPVEVLITRLQAITGNNPDARVYIRGDKKLAYGQIMEIMGSISSAGFSKVSLIAEMPTPAPTNKMTKNPLPVGTKPLAASRPSQLPPKA, via the coding sequence ATGGCCGGTTCATCCTCCCACACACCTCGCCGTTCTGGCCCCAAACGCCGCCGAACGTTTCGCCCCAACACGGACATCAACATCACCCCCCTTGTGGATGTGATGTTGGTTCTGGTTGTGATTTTTATGGTCACAGCGCCGATGATGACGGTGGGGGTACCTGTTGATCTGCCAAAAACCCAGGCTGCCCAAATGAATGACCAGGTTGAACCCTTGGTTGTTTCTGTGGATGCCCAAGGGCATATTTTCTTGCAAGAAACGGAAATGCCGGTGGAGGTTTTGATCACGCGCCTTCAAGCTATTACAGGCAATAATCCTGATGCCAGAGTTTATATTCGGGGCGATAAAAAATTAGCCTATGGTCAGATTATGGAGATTATGGGTTCCATTTCATCAGCCGGTTTTTCGAAAGTATCTTTGATTGCTGAAATGCCCACGCCAGCCCCGACGAATAAGATGACAAAGAATCCATTGCCAGTTGGAACAAAACCGCTGGCAGCATCAAGGCCGTCTCAACTTCCACCCAAAGCATGA